GCTCTAACAATGCTACCAAAAATGAGCCAGTAGTGATAGTTTTAATGTCAATTTCAGGAAAAATTCCGACATCGATCTGCATTTCTATTCTaatgataataaaataataaaatcttTCCtctcaaatttaaataaaaagagataaTATTGTTATACACCAAGCCCAATAGACCCGATTAAGTCACAGTTTTTGGACCGATCCAATGGCCCATGTCCAGTTTGCAATGCAGTAAATCCAATAAACCATAGTTACATTCAAGCGCGCACTGCAaatttaacccaaaaaaaaaaagcgcGCACTGCAATAGTCCCTTTTTCactctcagatttcatttgcgACATATTTTTCTTGTTATCTTTGTTATGTTCCTATTATATCAATGATATCATCCATTGAATCTCTTATTTCCCTCTCTTCTATTCTTATTTCTCCAAAAGTGGTGGTGAAATGAATTTTCGAAAATACTTTTCTTGAGCATCACCAACTTGAGTTGAGTCTCATCTTACAAGTACCTGGAGAGGACAATCACCATCACATACGGTCGCCCATCCTGAACAAATATTTGACCCATAAAAAAGTTGTTGCTAATTTTATTCCTTATCCACTTAATGAGTCCCTATTGTAAGCATAAGAGAGTACAAAACAAATAGCATACGATTCTCAAACGGATATATATGATCAAGAAGTTAACAACAACCGTCGAGAGTACTGCATCTAATTAAGAACATTTCTCGTGCATCATAAGATGCTATGTACATTTCCCAGGATTAAGAATTCCACACGCATTACAAACGAATAATTCTACATTTCAACTTTATTTTCTGTACTAAAAGGTATATCCTCCGGCAATTATTCCCTTTTGGGAGCGTTACATGATTATATATCATAATCATATCATCCTCTGCATTTTAGTCTATTTTctttaattgttttttaaatCTGCTAAGCTTTTCTCCAAGGCCACGCCTAAAAAAGGAGGGCGGAGGGGTCCACTTTGGGACTTCATGCGGTAACATGAGTTGGTGAACGTCCCAGAAAATATAACAGTTTGTGCAAGAGAAGTGGGTTGAATTGGTTACCTGTTTTATTTTGCTTGCTTCACATAAACGCTAACAACCATGGATTAGATTCTTGAACCACTCTGcgtttgttatttttatttatttactgcTATGCTAGCAGATAAAGAGAATGGAATAATGGAGAGAATAAAGTTATGTGTCAGCGCGTGTTCATTAATATTACGGTTCAGAACAATCAACATTCAACAATGATATTCCCCAGTGCCATTATATTCGCGTGCTTGCTTCGATCTTTTCTGAGAACAATGTGTGTTCCATCAATCACAATTAACTCAACTCTccaattttaattatatatccATGTGATTAACTGATTAAGGGAGCTAACTTTGGTCACCACATATCTAAATCAGGGAGGCATCATTTGCGGAAAGAAGAATACAAAGTAACAGTATTTTTTAAAAACCATAAATTGAGACACTTTTAATCGATATGAATGTGGTAAATATATATTGAATGTATTTTCAAAAATGTGTCTCCTAAATTTAAATAGTCACATTATATTCAGTAAATATTAGAATGCTGATATAAATTTATAgtgtaattttgaaaaaaaaaaaaaagatagaataTTTAGACAATTTCTCTAAATCACTCATGATTGTGTGAACTCACCCTTATGAATCATTAAATTTAACTATTTGTTAGCTGAAATACATAAAAAGTTGAGAAATTTCTACTTATTGGTTCATCGATGATGagattaaattattatttatcttAAGTATCATTAATCCACATAGAATTATAatgatttaacccaaattttttaGGGTTATTTAGACAACTCCAACAAATCAATATAAATTAAGAAACCAATCTAATCAATAATCTAAAGTGCTTTTTTATGAATAAAAGTTTGGGTAAGTTCAGCTCCGGTCACCACCATAGGCCAGGACATGCTTCCGAGTTTTGAGACTTACAAATCGTCCATCAACATATTCTTCTCATCGGCAGCGAGAATTAAACAcacaattttttaaaagaaagtgATTCGTCCTTATCAACTGAATCAACATGTGTTTGTCTAAATTACCTTAACTACTCAAACATATTTTTAGATATTTATGAGATACTCTAATATAATCTATATATTATaactaagaattttttttataagcactaAGAATTACTTAATCATGAGTGACTTTAGAAACTTGGGGTGCATAATTGTCGTGAGCTTGTAATTAATTAAAGGTGTTAATCACTATCGTGGTTACTAGCTAGGAGAAATTTCATAACCATCTTGTGGTTTTCCCATTATGACGCGGGGTGACTAGGAGTGGAGCAGTTTTTTCAATGAGAACAAAACTGTCTCCTTCTTTCCTAGTCCCACTACTTTTGACATATGCTGCCAATTCATCCCACTCTTCTCTCCACAAAACTGAATTACCAAGTGGTGCTTCAGTTATTCTTCCATGACCCTTTTGCTAACTATAACTCCTCTTCCTGTTTGTGACCACAATCAGATTTAACACTTTAGCTTACAGCTATATATCCATCTTGTTTTCACTTTTGACTCCAATGAACTCAGCAGTTGCCATCAAGTTTTAGTCAGACATGTTTGCCTTATTGTTTGGTTGGTCCAAAGCTTCCAAATGGTAACTTTACTATGTCCAGTAATTTGAAAACTTTGAAATTGTCACGCTGCTTAAGAACCATGTGTGATTTCAAGTTTCATCCTTAATTTTTGCAGTAAGAAGGCGATCAAAAGAGCACGGTCCCGGCTTCGGCTACTCAAGAACAAGAGGCAGGCAATATCAAGACAACTGAGAAAGGACTTGGCTGAGCTAATACAAAATGGTCATGAAGAAGTTGCTATTAACCGGGTTTGTTAAATAACATGCATAGTCAGTGTTGCATAATCATCTCTATTCATTTAGAGCGTTTTCTTTGCATTGAAACATGAGTATTGGAAGATGTTTTTCCCATAAACAAAGTCCCAACTATATAACTCTGTATTGTACTAGAAAAATGCAAACCCGGTCTTACCTTCCATTTTTACAATACACTAATTCCATGACTTGAACTTGTGACCACAAAGTCACATAGCAGCAACTTTACCGTTGTGTCGAGCCTCGCCCTCATAACTCTGTATTGTACTAGTTTACTAAATTtccctttcaaatttcaaattaatgATCTGATAGAATTATGTATATGGGTGGTGCATGCTTGTTTAATACTAGAAGAATTTGTGTTTACTTCAAAGTCTGTTTAGGATTTGTGTTTTGTAACATTTAATCTCCACACTGATTCCGCTCCTAAGTTGATGAATGAATAATGATATAGATTATAGAACCACTTTTAGGTGAAGTTTTTCAGTGAAACTCTGTAGATATGAAACTACAAATCAATCCTGTTCTGTGTATATTTTAGTAATACATCACTGTTTGATCTTTTTCTCCAATTCCATTAATTGTGCATTTTTTGTTTAGAACACAATCTTGTAGTCCAAAATCTTATAATTTTTCTCAAATTTTAGGTTGAGCAGCTTATGCAAGATGAAAGCCTGGCAGCTGCATATGAATTGTTAGATCATTTCTGTGAATTTATCCTGACTCAACTATCCTATATCAGAAGACACAAGTACAAAAAGCTTTCTTTCTACCTATCAGTATCTAGATCCAATAATAAATTTGCCACCCTCTCAAACttgccaattttttttttctgatggtTCATCTTTCCAAAATCAGGGACTGTCCAAATGATATTAACGAAGCAGTTTCTAGTCTTATATTTGCTTCTGCAAGATGTGGAGATCTTCCTGAGCTCTTTTCTATCAGAAAGCTCTTTCGAGAGCGTTACGGCCAGAAGTTTGCAACTACAGCTTTGGAGCTATATCCAGGAAATCTTGTAAACAAACAGGTACTTTTTTTCTTCTAGTAAAGTATGATAACTTATATTTGATGCAATAATGTATGCATATTCATGACATTTTAAAATCACAGTTAAAAGAGAACTTGTCAGGAAAGTCTGTGCCTGATGATCTCAAGTACAGAGTGGTGGATGAAATAGCTAGGGATCACTGTCTCCAGCAACAAGTTTTGGCCATACAATACTACCCCAATTGGCAACAAATGAAGGTCATTCTTTTGTACTATGGTCAACGTAATATTAATGGATTTATAATCTTGTTGTTCAATAGTACCAAATGTCATTGAATATATCTGTAACAGGTGAAAGAAAACAAAGGCTATCAACTAGTGGAAAGTGATGCCCAAAAGATTGATACAATTGCAGGATCTAAAGTCCATCCATCAGAAATTGAAGATGTCAAATGTGTTCATTTATCAATTTCCAATCCAAGTGACTCTTGTTATCAGCCAGAATCTAATGCTTCTGCAATTGTCTCCACTGTTCAGAAATATCCACCATATACTGTGAGCAGTCCTTTGCAAAAGAAAGTAGGAACTTTAGAAATTGTAGATTATGTTGAAGACATTGAGGAATGTCAATTATCCGTAGCAAAAGATGGTACTTGCCAGGACCAAACGCTATTTAAGTTCAGATCATGTGGTTTTCCCATGAGAGAAAAAGCTGAATTTGGTTATGATAAGAGTCATATAGACCAAGGTGAATCACAGAATGAGAAATCAAGCATGAGAATCTCTAGCAGGAGTAAAAGGGCACCTGAGACAAGATCAAGAAGGAGATCAACCTCACTGGAAAACCAATGCATTAGGGACATTGGATACATGAAATATTATCAAAAGCCTTGCAGGAAGCACCAGAAGAAGCCTTCACTAGAGGAGGGGGAAATTTTCAGCTTTGAAATGAGTGGATGCTGCAGCTTGGACAAGCCATGTTATTTTGGCCTATATGGTGATCATAAAAACTGCTCGGAAGCTCGATCAGTGAAGCCAAAGAGAGAAACAAGAGCTACTACACATGTTCAACAAGGAGGTCTGCTTGATGAATGTTGTCATGAGTTGAGCAATGGAATGGAATTAGTAGCCATCTCTCAGAGACCAAACAACAAGCATCTTGTACTCAACAACCACACAAATGAAATGGAAGCAGTGATCTCTACATCCCACAAAGTTTACAATCCAAGGACTACTACTGGTTTTGTTGATTCCTTAACAAGAATGGAAACAGAAGCTCCATATTCGAGGGCCATGACGATGCCTCAAGAGCGGCGCGGAAATGGTGAAGACAAGATGTTAAGGACATATTCATGTCCTACTGAGCATCCTAATCATGTTCATCCTAAGTTGCCGGATTATGATGACATAGCTGCCAAGTTCATTGCTCTCAAGAGAGACCAGCAAAGAAAGTAGAGGAGGCAAATATACAGCATATGAAATTTTGAATTACTTGTTCAAATACCTATTTATTAGATTAATTTTACATATGAATCAATATTCTTTAGCATTCGTTCATGTAAGGTTACaatgattaatttttttctggCAGCAATTTTTTGGGAAGAATAAACATATAGCCATCTACCTTTTTCTAAATTTGTTGATTATTCGACCATGAATTTGagttcactttttttttccttttctttaatttttttttaaaggaattacgctcaaaatcaattaacCAAAGAGTGGCTTAATCAGAGGTAATGACACTTTCAAAGCCAACGGGACAatcctcaatccaaacaaaataaTGCGAAAAAAACAAATTTAGTCATCAAATTAGCAGCTAAATTATGGCgcattaaaaaaaactgaaaaataataaaataagagaTTTTTATACTGATATTTAAGTCATTAATTTCAATAAAATAAAGCTCTCCAATCTAAATTAAATCAGAGGATCGATGTTATTGGGCGTGAGAGATGAAAGCAAGTGGTTCTTGTAGTAGGCCTTGTTCCTAGTCAGAAATATAGTGAGATTACTTTTCGGATTCTTGCTTCAATGGCTAAGCAATGTGGGAGTCTCCATTCAAAAGAAAAGAGATGAGGATGAATGTGAAATGAAACCTTGATTTTCCTATATGATTACACTAGCCAAAATCTCGGAAACAATGTCTTTATTTCTGTCTTCCAGTCACTTCATCACCTATTTTAAGATCAAATCTTTCGCTTTGTTGGAAGCTTTTGAACATATAAAAAATGACTTTCTATCATAAACGCTACATCATATAGAATTACAGGTCgaaccaaaataaaatattttttattctataACTCTTTAACCATTGGAAGTGTTATTATAATTTCAAAAGCttaaatttcaaaagaaaaaaaaaaattggagttTCAAATTTGCAAAATCACAAATAACATAGATACATTTACGAAACTTGGACTTTCaaaattgtaattataactttgaaAGAATTCAACTCTAGAATTTTAAGTTTTGGAATTGTAAAATCATGCAAGCCCAAACTTATGCTTGAACTCCAATTTCTAAgcacaattttttatttgtgGAATTTGGAATTCCAGAAATGTAATCATCAGGAAGTTAATAAAATTGAaacttttcaaaaatatttttctgaCATGTatgtttcgttttttttttttatcgaaGGTTGTTGTTTCGTTTAAACAatgttttggaaataagaaAAAGAGGCCTCCAGGCAAACGAAAATAATAAAGTCCCATTGAGAAAACGACGTATACCTCGAGGCCGGCCCATTGAGAGGCAGCATACACTCATAATATCAGATCTCTCGGCCCATAAAAGTTTATGGCTTCTATTGGATATTGCCTACCCATCCATATCATATTAAATTTGAGTTCTTTATTCTTCTAGTccactttttaaaattttatgaatttatataatatttgtATTTGTATTATTTTGATGTATATATTGTCTTGTATTTATTGTGATACCTACATAGAGTTTTGaagcaaaattgaaaaaaaaaatccttcactggaaaacaaaaaaaaagacaaaagaaATTAAGAAACGTCAAATAACTTAGGAGGAACTTCaaaacaaattaatattatttaaggTCAATTAACTATTCAATTAAATGAATTTTCTGAATATCTTTAATCAATatttaaaatacattttaaaaatttaaaataatgaaATGTATATCAATTTACATTTAaactataatttcttttatcaatcaagttaattttttaatagcctttgatttgattgattaaTTGCATTTTATGAAAGTTTTGGTGCTTACTAAGAGATATCTCATCATTTAGAGAAATCTATAAATTGGGGCGACCAGAACACGAACGGTTGACCTAAATCATAAACTCAAGCCAGGTGAGTTGGCTTTGGATTAAGAGAGTCGTGTCGGGTCAGCTGAGTTGGCATCCGGTTAGGAGGTTCGACCTCGAGTCTAGCGTATCAACGCCAATTAGGATGAGTCGGCGGAGAATATGTCCGCATTGGGCAAGGCATGTTGGGTCGGAAAAGGCTATGTCTGGTTGTGCCAGTTAGTGTCCAGTCGAGTAGGTCGGGGAATGTTTGGGCGAGTCGACGCAATGTCGGGTGAGACAGCGCCGGGACAGGTGGGTTGGCGTCGAGTCGAGCGAGTCGGTATTGGGTTGGGCATGTCCGACGAGTCGACATCGTAGTCGGGGGGTCGGTGCTGAGTCGGAAAAGTTTATGGTTTAGGTTTAAGGTCGGCTCGACCCGATTGGTTCATATCGGGTTTAGGGTTATACGCTGATGGATTATGGGTTAGGATCGGTTTTAGAGTTAAGGTCAGCAATATTggtctctttctcttcctctaAACAAAATatgacaacaacaaaaaattaccTTTAATTTCCTCTCAGTCATTCTTTAAACCAAATAACAAAAATCTTAACCTAGCTTACAGAGTAagcttgaggaagaagaagatggaatTGCATTGAATCTATTGAAATGAATATTCAGATTACAGAATATCATTACCAAAGCACTATTTATACTGTAATACTAATCCTAACAAACTAAACAGCTGTAACCAACTaacaaactaacaactaactaatTGTAAAAGAGTCCCTGAACTCTTGCTCCTATTACAAACTCAGTCCTTGATCTTTAGTATTTTCACACCCTCCCACAAGCTGGAGGTCGAAAAATATCAACCATAGCAAGCTTGGTTAGGAACCCTTGAAAAACTCGAGGCTGTAGTGCCTTGGTGAAGATATCCGCGACCTGCAAAGCTGTAAGGATTGGAAGAAGCTTAAGAACTCCAGCTTGCAGCTTCTCACGAACTACATGGCAATCAATCTCCAAATGTTTGGTCCTCTCATGAAAGACTGGATTAGCATCTATCTAGAGTGCACTCTGGTTATCACAAAACAGAGCAGGTGTCTTGATGCAATTAACTCTCAAATCCTGAAGCAAGTATAATAACCATTGAAGCTCACATGTAGCATAGGCAAGGGCCCTGTACTCTGCTTCACTAGAGGAGCGAGATACAGTAGTCTGCTTCTTTGCTTTCCATGAAATCAAAGACCTTCCAAGATAAAAGCAATATCCTGAGATGGATCTCCTTGTATCTGAGCAACCTGCCCAATCAGTATCTGAGTATCCTTGAATACTTATGGAAGTATTTCTGGGAAATAGTAAGCCTAATCCTGGTGAAGCTTTCAAGTATCTCAAGACTCTTAGAGCAGCCTTATAATGTTCGTCCATAGGATTGCTCATGAATTGACTGAGTTGTTGAGTAGCATATGAAATATCTGGTCTGGTAGTAGTAAGGTATAATAGCCGGCCTACTAGTCTTCTATAAGCTGCTGGATCATCATGAAGTGTGCCTTGATGAAGACTCAATTTTATGGAAGGATCAAGAGGAGTAGAGACTGGCTTGCTGCCTAAGGTTCTTGTctcctgaagtaaatcaaggCAGTATTTTCTCTGACAAAGAGAAATTCCTGAGGATGAATGAGCAACCTCAAGTCCAAGAAAATATTTGAGTACTCCTAGGTCTTTGATTCCAAAAGCT
This portion of the Lotus japonicus ecotype B-129 chromosome 3, LjGifu_v1.2 genome encodes:
- the LOC130746775 gene encoding uncharacterized protein LOC130746775 — translated: MFALLFGWSKASKCKKAIKRARSRLRLLKNKRQAISRQLRKDLAELIQNGHEEVAINRVEQLMQDESLAAAYELLDHFCEFILTQLSYIRRHKDCPNDINEAVSSLIFASARCGDLPELFSIRKLFRERYGQKFATTALELYPGNLVNKQLKENLSGKSVPDDLKYRVVDEIARDHCLQQQVLAIQYYPNWQQMKVKENKGYQLVESDAQKIDTIAGSKVHPSEIEDVKCVHLSISNPSDSCYQPESNASAIVSTVQKYPPYTVSSPLQKKVGTLEIVDYVEDIEECQLSVAKDGTCQDQTLFKFRSCGFPMREKAEFGYDKSHIDQGESQNEKSSMRISSRSKRAPETRSRRRSTSLENQCIRDIGYMKYYQKPCRKHQKKPSLEEGEIFSFEMSGCCSLDKPCYFGLYGDHKNCSEARSVKPKRETRATTHVQQGGLLDECCHELSNGMELVAISQRPNNKHLVLNNHTNEMEAVISTSHKVYNPRTTTGFVDSLTRMETEAPYSRAMTMPQERRGNGEDKMLRTYSCPTEHPNHVHPKLPDYDDIAAKFIALKRDQQRK